The following coding sequences are from one Clostridia bacterium window:
- a CDS encoding DnaD domain protein: protein MFASFSSEYLLDSYTGLDNLFISEYLPQAPDMCIKVYVYGLFLCSHSHTPDNDLEAMARTLYMQPSEIIDAFTYWAELGLVSIVQHNPFCVKYLPPKNALNVKKYSATKYHDFNMQLEAMFDREILPNEFNEYYNAIETYHIEPEAFLLIAKYCIDLKGGNINYRYVLAVARNWANAGITTCERVEEKILEYDKVSEELSLVMKALGSRKKADIDERAMYLKWKEEFLFDQNTILTVAQRVKKGGFTKLNSELTKYYENKMMTIQEIEAFENNREKLYALARKINRTIGVYYEQLDYIIETYINDWISKGFEEDALLLIADACFRKNIRTLDGMNGLIGKLYKQGLVSANSIISHLERLSVIDKKISEIFEALGIEKNITSWDRDSYRTWTYSWGMSDELILFCASKARGTASPMAYMNKILSTWYDQKITTLEQAKAFHFPSTALDTQTTSKMQNERKYTQQELNALIDDITKVEF, encoded by the coding sequence ATGTTTGCAAGTTTTTCAAGCGAATATCTTTTGGACAGCTATACAGGTCTTGATAACCTGTTTATTTCCGAATACCTTCCGCAAGCTCCCGATATGTGTATCAAGGTGTATGTTTACGGATTGTTTTTATGCTCACATTCTCATACTCCTGATAATGATCTGGAAGCTATGGCGCGCACGCTGTATATGCAGCCATCAGAAATAATCGATGCTTTTACATATTGGGCAGAATTGGGACTTGTTTCCATTGTTCAGCATAATCCTTTTTGCGTAAAGTACCTGCCGCCTAAAAATGCTCTCAATGTGAAAAAATACAGTGCGACAAAATATCATGACTTTAATATGCAATTAGAGGCAATGTTTGACCGCGAAATTTTGCCTAATGAATTTAACGAATACTACAATGCTATTGAGACCTATCATATAGAACCTGAAGCTTTTTTGCTTATTGCAAAATACTGCATCGACCTAAAAGGCGGAAATATAAATTATAGATATGTTTTGGCTGTGGCAAGAAACTGGGCAAACGCCGGAATTACCACATGCGAAAGAGTAGAAGAAAAAATCCTGGAGTATGACAAAGTATCTGAAGAGTTATCTCTTGTAATGAAAGCTTTGGGCAGCCGTAAAAAAGCCGATATTGACGAAAGAGCTATGTATCTAAAATGGAAAGAAGAATTTTTGTTTGACCAAAACACTATTTTGACAGTTGCTCAAAGAGTGAAAAAAGGCGGATTCACTAAACTCAACAGTGAACTTACAAAATACTATGAAAACAAAATGATGACTATCCAAGAGATAGAAGCATTTGAAAATAACCGCGAGAAGCTGTATGCTCTTGCGCGAAAAATCAACCGCACTATTGGCGTATATTACGAACAATTAGACTATATTATAGAAACCTATATCAATGATTGGATTTCAAAGGGCTTTGAAGAAGATGCGCTATTATTGATCGCTGATGCATGTTTTAGAAAAAATATCCGCACGCTTGACGGCATGAATGGACTTATCGGAAAACTTTACAAACAAGGACTAGTCAGCGCAAACAGCATTATTTCACATCTGGAAAGATTGAGCGTTATTGACAAAAAGATAAGCGAAATTTTTGAAGCTTTAGGAATAGAAAAAAATATCACAAGCTGGGATAGAGACAGCTACAGGACTTGGACTTATTCTTGGGGAATGAGTGATGAATTGATTTTGTTTTGCGCTTCCAAAGCAAGAGGCACAGCTTCGCCTATGGCTTATATGAATAAAATTCTGTCAACATGGTATGACCAAAAAATCACAACGCTTGAACAGGCAAAAGCATTTCATTTCCCTTCCACAGCTTTGGATACTCAAACAACTTCAAAAATGCAAAACGAGAGAAAATATACTCAACAAGAACTTAATGCGCTAATAGATGATATCACTAAGGTAGAATTTTAA
- a CDS encoding site-specific integrase, translated as MATVIRQIRKKGINYRIQVPVKDEKTGKYKTATTTWEPPKGLTKRDQDKAAEAFALEYEKHVKANLHNPFNIDENATLKEYSVIFLDYMEKHTSANYHSSCQTHTTLILSILGNYKLNELKPLVTQNFIDNLSSLTYVQTTVTPKAMIRKKIKDRKLSLCKFAMLAGISDATLKSAVSGKNVALESAEKIANALQSSADELFTIINETRHYSSETLAKIVRIFKHMLSLAKRFEILDKNYASAEYVKGIQGIPKEKEIMDLDDTLDTLECIEKEKDLRAVTAVMIGIYMGRRRGEVAGLQWSDLDLENGIMDVKRSRTSVARKGVIEKTPKSEHSAKSYSMPSSLTNQLKKYKAWWNDYVENILGDRYQGLPYLFLQLSGKPVHPSTIYGWWKKLQKKYNLKDVDFHSLRTTNISIQYASNLISSEMIADRAGHANDKVTKQKYRKVFQNDDKRAAEIVDEIFSREHVVTR; from the coding sequence ATGGCAACAGTAATTAGACAAATTAGAAAGAAAGGCATCAATTACCGTATCCAAGTTCCTGTCAAGGATGAAAAGACCGGTAAGTACAAAACAGCCACAACGACATGGGAGCCACCAAAAGGACTTACAAAAAGAGATCAGGATAAGGCTGCTGAAGCTTTCGCATTGGAATATGAAAAACATGTTAAAGCAAATTTACATAATCCGTTTAACATAGATGAAAATGCAACGCTAAAAGAATACAGCGTAATATTTCTTGACTATATGGAAAAACACACATCGGCAAACTACCATTCATCCTGCCAAACCCACACCACTCTCATATTAAGCATCTTAGGGAACTATAAGCTAAACGAACTCAAACCGTTAGTAACACAGAACTTCATTGATAACCTTTCTAGCCTTACATATGTACAAACAACGGTAACACCCAAAGCTATGATAAGAAAGAAAATTAAGGATAGGAAACTGAGCTTGTGTAAATTCGCAATGCTTGCTGGAATATCTGATGCCACATTAAAAAGTGCTGTAAGCGGAAAGAATGTAGCTTTGGAATCGGCTGAAAAAATAGCTAACGCACTTCAAAGCTCTGCAGATGAACTGTTCACAATCATCAACGAAACAAGACATTATTCATCTGAAACACTTGCTAAAATCGTGAGAATATTTAAGCACATGCTGTCCTTGGCAAAGAGGTTTGAAATACTAGATAAAAACTATGCCTCAGCAGAATATGTCAAAGGTATACAAGGAATACCGAAAGAAAAAGAAATCATGGATTTGGACGACACTCTGGATACTCTTGAATGCATTGAAAAGGAAAAGGACTTAAGAGCTGTTACAGCAGTAATGATAGGTATATATATGGGCAGACGACGAGGTGAGGTGGCAGGGTTGCAATGGTCAGATCTTGACCTGGAAAATGGCATTATGGATGTCAAGAGGTCAAGAACATCAGTGGCAAGAAAAGGTGTCATCGAAAAAACCCCGAAATCTGAACACTCCGCAAAATCATATTCAATGCCTTCCTCGCTTACAAATCAGCTCAAAAAATACAAAGCCTGGTGGAATGATTATGTTGAGAACATATTAGGCGATAGGTATCAGGGACTTCCCTACTTGTTTCTTCAGCTAAGCGGAAAACCAGTGCACCCATCAACTATATACGGATGGTGGAAAAAGCTTCAGAAAAAATACAACCTCAAAGATGTCGACTTTCATTCCTTACGCACGACTAACATATCGATTCAATACGCATCAAATTTAATATCGAGTGAAATGATAGCGGACAGAGCAGGACATGCTAACGATAAGGTCACAAAACAAAAATACAGAAAAGTGTTCCAAAATGATGATAAGAGAGCGGCAGAGATTGTAGATGAAATATTCTCAAGAGAACATGTGGTAACACGCTAA
- a CDS encoding ATP-binding protein gives MILKDILEQYKDRRMRAQMLAEFNYQKALDDKEFFELEKKYRALNIEYAKNSTQELLAKLTEVQKTREELLKKLGLIITPQYQCKNCQDTGYKNGKLCLCVKQEVKKHISDICGIPKNIECDFEKCDLSVFKDQDQRKVMSDTYDKMKQYCSKFPNTAINLMVFSGATGTGKTYLISAIATELSMAGFDVFFTTAFGLNNIFLKSHTADIEQKSQFIEPLLKCDLLIIDDLGTEPVYRNVSQEYLYTIINERKINKQHTLISTNLTQDEILSRYGERIFSRLNNKADSLFLSLEGKDIRLNKKNNQ, from the coding sequence ATGATTTTGAAAGATATCTTAGAACAATATAAAGACAGGCGCATGCGGGCGCAAATGTTGGCAGAGTTTAATTATCAAAAAGCTCTTGATGATAAAGAGTTCTTTGAACTTGAAAAAAAATATAGAGCTCTTAATATCGAATACGCCAAAAATTCAACTCAAGAATTATTGGCAAAATTAACTGAAGTTCAAAAAACTAGGGAAGAACTTTTAAAAAAACTAGGTCTTATCATAACTCCTCAATATCAGTGTAAAAATTGTCAAGATACAGGCTATAAAAACGGCAAGCTATGCTTGTGTGTAAAACAAGAAGTAAAAAAACACATATCTGATATTTGCGGTATTCCCAAAAACATAGAATGCGATTTTGAAAAATGCGATCTTAGCGTTTTTAAAGACCAAGACCAAAGAAAAGTCATGAGTGATACTTATGACAAAATGAAACAATATTGTTCTAAGTTCCCTAACACGGCAATTAACTTAATGGTTTTTTCAGGTGCTACCGGAACGGGAAAAACTTATCTTATCAGCGCAATAGCCACCGAATTATCTATGGCTGGATTTGATGTTTTCTTTACAACGGCTTTTGGGCTTAATAATATATTTTTAAAAAGTCATACGGCAGATATAGAGCAAAAATCTCAATTTATAGAACCGCTTTTAAAATGCGATTTGCTGATTATCGACGATTTGGGAACTGAGCCTGTTTATCGCAATGTAAGTCAAGAGTATTTATACACCATAATAAACGAGCGTAAAATCAACAAGCAGCATACGCTTATTTCCACAAACCTGACTCAAGACGAAATACTAAGTCGATACGGCGAAAGAATATTTTCTAGACTTAACAACAAAGCCGATTCGTTGTTCTTGTCTTTAGAAGGAAAAGATATAAGGCTTAATAAAAAGAATAACCAATAA
- the metA gene encoding homoserine O-succinyltransferase produces MPVNVTGELPAVKALQKENIFVMTQERATSQDIRPLKVIILNLMPVKEVTENQLLRLISNSPLQVDVVLLRTESYDSKHTAMSHLEQFYKTFSQIKDEKFDGLVITGAPVETMDFSNVTYWDELTEIIKWADTNVFSTLYICWAAQAGLYYHYGIPKYPLPKKISGVFKHTLNSKLNPIVRGFDDIFLAPHSRNTEVRREDILKHPSLEILSESDEAGVYIVASKNLRHIYVTGHSEYDADTLHNEYMRDIGKGLNIDIPKHYYINDEVGKIPPMTWRSHSMLLFNNWLNYAVYQETPYDLSKLPRNE; encoded by the coding sequence ATGCCGGTTAATGTTACGGGAGAATTGCCTGCGGTCAAAGCACTGCAAAAAGAAAACATATTCGTTATGACGCAAGAACGGGCGACTTCACAAGATATTCGTCCGCTAAAAGTTATTATTCTTAACCTAATGCCTGTAAAGGAAGTAACCGAAAATCAGCTTTTGAGATTGATTTCAAATTCACCTCTTCAAGTTGATGTTGTGCTGCTTAGAACAGAAAGCTACGACAGCAAGCACACTGCAATGTCTCATCTAGAGCAATTTTATAAAACATTCAGTCAGATAAAAGACGAAAAATTTGACGGTCTAGTTATAACAGGCGCTCCTGTGGAAACCATGGATTTTTCCAATGTAACGTATTGGGATGAACTTACCGAAATTATAAAATGGGCTGACACCAACGTTTTTTCAACATTATATATATGTTGGGCTGCTCAAGCTGGACTTTATTATCATTATGGCATTCCAAAATATCCTTTGCCCAAAAAAATTAGCGGAGTGTTTAAGCACACTCTTAATTCTAAGCTCAATCCCATAGTAAGAGGATTTGACGATATCTTTTTGGCTCCGCATTCAAGAAATACAGAAGTAAGGCGTGAAGATATATTGAAACATCCTTCATTGGAGATATTGTCCGAATCTGATGAAGCTGGCGTGTATATAGTAGCGTCCAAAAATTTAAGACATATTTATGTTACAGGCCATAGTGAATATGATGCAGATACACTTCACAATGAATACATGAGAGATATTGGAAAAGGACTCAATATTGATATACCCAAACATTATTATATAAATGATGAAGTAGGCAAAATACCGCCTATGACATGGAGAAGCCATTCTATGCTGTTGTTTAACAACTGGCTCAATTACGCGGTATATCAAGAAACTCCTTACGACCTGTCAAAATTACCTCGAAACGAATAA
- the sbcD gene encoding exonuclease subunit SbcD, producing MKILHTADLHLGKKLFNVDRLEEQQAVMDEIIEIADREKVDIALIAGDVFDTALPSAAAESLFYESMVKLGRLCTVVVIAGNHDDPVRLSAAKEMALYCNIVIAGEHDITYSAKKITAGKGYIQMDINGERAVINLLPYPSDSRLGDVIDPNSTYIDRVKNRLYEGALGFREDTININLSHLFCVGGVKEGDEREIELGGARIIPIDTFPKAHYTALGHIHKPQTISKTNNIYYSGSIMPYAFDESNQKSVIIADIDKNGIKDLKRVPITKYKSLIRLAADNVMHAMEMLEKNSEKWVWLDLKLQESLTDSDSKALKAFPNLLRLQLILPERKKINLKDRIQKSDRQIFIEYYQSQFGTQPKEELINLFLEIMESNV from the coding sequence ATGAAAATACTTCATACAGCCGATTTGCATCTAGGCAAAAAGCTCTTCAATGTCGATAGGCTGGAAGAGCAGCAAGCCGTAATGGATGAAATAATTGAAATAGCGGACCGCGAAAAGGTGGATATTGCGCTTATTGCAGGCGATGTTTTTGATACAGCATTGCCTTCAGCTGCTGCAGAGAGTTTGTTTTATGAAAGCATGGTCAAGCTAGGCAGGCTTTGTACCGTCGTTGTCATCGCGGGCAATCATGACGATCCGGTAAGACTGTCCGCAGCCAAAGAGATGGCTTTGTACTGCAATATCGTAATAGCCGGCGAACATGATATAACTTATTCGGCAAAAAAGATTACAGCAGGCAAGGGTTATATCCAAATGGACATAAACGGCGAAAGAGCGGTAATCAATCTTTTGCCTTATCCGTCTGATTCAAGGCTGGGCGATGTTATAGATCCTAATTCAACTTATATAGACAGGGTAAAAAATCGGTTATATGAAGGGGCTTTGGGCTTTAGAGAGGATACGATTAATATTAATTTAAGCCATCTTTTTTGTGTAGGCGGTGTAAAAGAAGGTGACGAAAGAGAGATCGAATTGGGCGGTGCACGCATTATCCCGATAGATACTTTTCCAAAAGCGCATTATACCGCACTAGGTCATATACACAAGCCTCAAACTATATCCAAAACTAATAATATTTATTACAGCGGATCAATAATGCCGTATGCTTTTGATGAAAGCAATCAAAAGTCCGTAATTATAGCTGATATTGATAAAAATGGAATAAAAGATCTTAAGCGTGTTCCTATTACAAAATACAAGTCTCTTATAAGATTGGCGGCGGACAATGTAATGCATGCTATGGAAATGCTTGAAAAAAATAGTGAAAAATGGGTTTGGCTTGACTTGAAGCTGCAAGAAAGTTTGACCGACAGCGACAGCAAAGCATTAAAGGCGTTTCCCAATTTATTGCGGCTTCAGCTAATACTGCCTGAACGAAAAAAGATTAATTTAAAAGACAGAATCCAAAAGAGCGACAGGCAAATTTTTATTGAATATTACCAAAGTCAATTTGGCACACAGCCAAAAGAAGAGCTGATTAATCTGTTTTTAGAGATCATGGAGAGTAATGTATGA
- the murA gene encoding UDP-N-acetylglucosamine 1-carboxyvinyltransferase: MIMINGGQRLEGDVIISGSKNATLAIIAAACLCDSPVELHNVPLIEDIFDMREILYSMGCRTHLDAHGVMVIEPNTLNSCFATHPKMHSIRAASYFMGMLIGRFGMGCVSMPGGCKIGSRPINYHLDGFEALGVKCRMVEDKIFLNSYGELSGGDITLPYPSVGATVNLMIAAVRAKGKTVIKNAATEPNVIDAANFLISIGADIQGVGTPTITINGVSRLVQITPYTISPDHIEAGTFLIYCCICGGDLVLKNAKADDLTKVIAVLKEMGAKIAYEHNIIKISVDRRLKSAHITTGPHPEFPTDLQQLMLSLMAICNGVSTITETVFENRFRQVEELNLMGAKINIQGNTAVIEGVEKLEPSKLAASDLRGGAALIGAALSARGVSIISGDNYISRGYQDIVGKLSNINAVIDYYG, encoded by the coding sequence ATGATAATGATAAACGGCGGACAAAGACTTGAAGGAGATGTTATTATCAGCGGCAGCAAGAATGCAACTCTTGCTATCATTGCTGCTGCCTGCTTATGCGATTCGCCTGTAGAATTGCACAATGTTCCTTTGATCGAAGATATTTTTGATATGCGTGAGATACTGTATTCTATGGGATGTCGTACTCACTTAGACGCCCATGGAGTAATGGTCATAGAACCAAACACCCTAAACAGCTGTTTCGCAACTCATCCCAAAATGCACAGCATAAGAGCAGCAAGCTATTTTATGGGAATGCTTATAGGCAGATTCGGAATGGGCTGCGTAAGCATGCCGGGCGGCTGCAAAATCGGCTCACGCCCTATCAACTACCATTTAGACGGTTTTGAAGCTTTGGGCGTAAAATGCCGTATGGTTGAAGATAAAATATTTCTCAATAGCTATGGAGAACTATCAGGCGGCGATATTACTCTGCCCTACCCGTCTGTGGGGGCAACGGTCAATCTGATGATTGCTGCTGTGCGGGCAAAAGGCAAAACAGTAATCAAAAATGCCGCAACCGAACCAAATGTAATTGATGCGGCTAATTTTTTGATTTCGATAGGTGCAGACATTCAAGGTGTGGGTACTCCTACTATAACTATAAACGGAGTGTCAAGGCTTGTTCAAATCACACCTTACACAATTTCGCCAGACCATATAGAAGCAGGCACATTTTTGATATATTGCTGTATTTGCGGCGGAGATCTGGTATTAAAAAACGCAAAAGCAGATGACCTTACCAAAGTGATCGCTGTTTTAAAGGAAATGGGCGCGAAAATCGCTTATGAGCATAATATAATAAAAATATCTGTAGATCGCAGGCTAAAATCCGCACATATCACTACAGGACCGCATCCCGAATTTCCTACTGATTTGCAGCAGCTTATGCTCAGTCTTATGGCGATCTGTAATGGAGTAAGCACAATAACAGAAACAGTATTTGAAAACAGATTCAGACAAGTAGAAGAACTCAATCTAATGGGTGCCAAAATCAATATTCAAGGCAATACTGCCGTAATAGAAGGAGTTGAAAAGCTAGAACCGTCCAAGCTCGCGGCAAGCGATCTTAGAGGAGGTGCTGCCTTGATAGGTGCGGCACTTAGCGCTCGCGGTGTATCAATAATCAGCGGAGATAATTATATCAGCCGCGGATATCAGGATATTGTAGGCAAGCTGTCTAATATTAACGCGGTAATAGACTATTACGGATAA
- a CDS encoding SMC family ATPase, translating into MKPLRLRIKGIKNYITEQIIDFESLSSEGVFGICGNSGSGKSAIIDSIIIALYGDLPNNLNYRNYDIVNLTDKTAEIDFVFSLNVGNQNKIYQISRKLQPYKSTKMVAEIFDITDKKISLAEGVRDVNNYVTDLLKLNVNDFAKCVVLVQGEYDKFISQNDSARKQMIGNIFSLDKYGEELNKKVLEQKRELESTQKIHESILESLGHIDQKTIDDKTKELKDLQDGQIKITQKKKELEKSYFELEKSYKEFIEYQKLASEIQNIKNDIELKKHNIEKLSIDYQAAAEATKQQTELTQKKEQLKSYIDSLNKNSGIEAKIKILIEKKQKKAEEYKKISADIKSYTQELENTEKAQNDISILIQEQLKLLEQSAKITLEFDDNLPVKITEEYSAFSKKTEKFKDLSKQLKEVIENIQSKQQELDALVAIQAKSLKEQQQCKKDLDEKKEQYEHISMHNAASLLKSRVSIGDHCPVCNNIITQLQQDNENNQNIDDIKKQIDFFEKGLFDINATVAANAQKISTLEKELEENKIKEKTIQEELNSFDYDCSKINDIFSEVKEKCIKLTDQLNKGKTKKQEMTKTLDVLKLTLKTIEQEGKDLKEQINELESTLKEILGSFDSLHTALKSSEIVYKELDEKIKKIIETERAAERALTQEKSELEKAQIKLESLIREISKLNSKEVNQDQLHAEKQKLDDHTKLEREYTQKIGALTGEIERLKNDLIKYNHTQKELTKTQKRLDLVKELHKLTQSNKLMEFMAQEYIYEFTYTASEYLNKLTMGQFELEYDNGFYIKDYLNSGQYRNVSTVSGGEKFLVSLSLAIAISRALSRRAGAAAVEFLFIDEGFGTLDSDLIDTVMDTLDKLKGNFIIGLISHRQELQQRLPKKLIIAKHDGDLTISQV; encoded by the coding sequence ATGAAACCCCTTAGACTGCGCATTAAGGGCATAAAAAATTATATAACCGAACAAATAATAGATTTTGAAAGCCTTTCTAGCGAAGGCGTTTTTGGAATTTGCGGAAACAGCGGCAGCGGAAAATCAGCTATTATTGACAGCATAATAATCGCCTTATACGGCGACCTTCCTAATAACTTGAATTATCGCAATTATGATATTGTCAATCTTACGGACAAAACCGCCGAAATTGACTTTGTCTTTTCGCTTAATGTAGGCAATCAAAATAAAATCTATCAAATATCAAGAAAGCTGCAGCCTTATAAAAGCACAAAGATGGTTGCGGAAATTTTTGATATAACGGATAAAAAGATTTCTTTGGCGGAAGGTGTAAGAGATGTCAATAACTATGTTACCGATCTTCTAAAGCTTAATGTTAACGATTTTGCAAAATGCGTGGTCTTGGTTCAAGGAGAATATGACAAATTCATTTCTCAAAACGATTCCGCCCGCAAGCAGATGATAGGCAATATTTTTTCTTTGGACAAGTATGGGGAAGAACTTAATAAAAAAGTTTTGGAGCAAAAAAGAGAATTAGAAAGTACGCAAAAGATTCATGAGAGCATACTAGAAAGCCTTGGACATATCGACCAAAAAACAATAGATGATAAAACCAAAGAGCTGAAAGATTTACAAGACGGACAAATTAAGATTACACAAAAAAAGAAAGAATTGGAAAAATCATATTTTGAATTGGAAAAGAGCTATAAAGAATTTATTGAATACCAAAAGCTTGCATCCGAAATTCAAAATATAAAAAATGATATTGAACTAAAAAAGCATAATATCGAGAAGCTTTCAATTGATTATCAGGCGGCGGCAGAGGCGACAAAACAGCAAACAGAGCTCACTCAAAAAAAAGAGCAATTAAAATCATATATAGATTCTTTAAATAAAAACAGCGGTATTGAAGCAAAGATCAAGATCTTAATAGAAAAAAAGCAAAAAAAGGCCGAAGAATACAAAAAAATTAGTGCTGATATAAAAAGTTATACACAAGAATTAGAAAACACAGAAAAAGCGCAAAATGATATTTCCATTTTAATACAAGAGCAGTTAAAATTATTGGAGCAGTCCGCAAAAATTACTCTTGAATTTGATGATAACCTGCCTGTAAAAATTACAGAAGAATACAGTGCTTTTTCTAAAAAAACAGAAAAATTTAAGGACTTGTCCAAGCAGTTAAAAGAAGTTATAGAAAATATTCAATCGAAACAGCAAGAGTTGGATGCGCTTGTTGCCATACAGGCTAAGAGTTTAAAAGAGCAGCAGCAATGCAAAAAAGATTTAGACGAGAAAAAAGAGCAATATGAGCATATTTCAATGCATAATGCTGCATCGCTGTTAAAAAGTCGAGTGAGTATCGGCGATCATTGCCCGGTATGCAACAATATAATTACGCAGTTACAGCAAGATAATGAAAACAACCAAAACATAGACGACATAAAAAAGCAGATAGATTTTTTTGAAAAAGGGCTTTTTGACATAAACGCCACAGTTGCTGCCAACGCTCAAAAAATCAGCACCCTAGAAAAAGAACTTGAAGAAAATAAAATAAAAGAAAAAACAATACAAGAAGAACTAAATAGTTTTGACTATGACTGTTCCAAAATTAATGATATTTTTAGTGAAGTTAAAGAAAAATGCATAAAGCTAACAGATCAGCTAAATAAGGGAAAAACCAAAAAACAAGAGATGACCAAAACCTTAGATGTTTTAAAACTTACCTTAAAAACTATTGAGCAAGAGGGAAAAGACTTAAAAGAACAGATCAATGAATTAGAAAGCACTCTAAAAGAAATTTTGGGTTCTTTTGACAGCCTGCATACAGCGCTAAAGTCTTCTGAAATAGTCTATAAAGAACTTGATGAAAAAATCAAGAAAATAATAGAAACAGAAAGAGCAGCCGAAAGAGCGTTGACACAAGAAAAGTCTGAATTAGAAAAAGCTCAGATTAAGCTGGAAAGCTTGATTCGTGAGATTTCCAAACTTAATTCAAAAGAAGTAAATCAAGATCAGTTACATGCTGAAAAGCAAAAATTAGATGATCACACGAAGCTAGAGAGAGAATATACACAAAAAATTGGTGCGTTGACCGGAGAAATAGAACGACTAAAAAACGATTTAATCAAATATAATCATACACAAAAAGAGCTTACCAAAACTCAAAAAAGGCTTGACTTGGTCAAGGAACTCCATAAGCTTACCCAAAGTAATAAACTTATGGAGTTTATGGCTCAGGAGTATATATATGAATTCACATATACAGCTAGCGAATATCTCAACAAATTGACTATGGGACAGTTCGAATTAGAATATGATAACGGTTTTTATATCAAAGACTATCTCAACAGCGGTCAATACCGCAATGTAAGCACAGTGTCAGGCGGCGAGAAATTTTTGGTTTCGCTGTCTTTGGCAATCGCTATTTCTCGCGCACTTTCTAGACGTGCTGGAGCGGCGGCGGTTGAGTTTTTATTTATTGACGAAGGATTTGGAACATTGGATTCTGATCTTATTGATACTGTAATGGATACTCTTGACAAATTGAAAGGTAATTTTATTATCGGCTTGATTTCTCATCGTCAGGAACTTCAGCAACGTTTGCCTAAAAAACTTATTATTGCCAAACATGACGGAGACTTGACAATCTCTCAAGTTTAA